A single window of Phlebotomus papatasi isolate M1 chromosome 4, Ppap_2.1, whole genome shotgun sequence DNA harbors:
- the LOC129808632 gene encoding uncharacterized protein LOC129808632 — protein MENSVASASNSGFIGTIDKYVQGNDVNVYCEMLENLFEMNFVTEDKRKKVLFLGFVGEETYKVLKSAVHPDSLSAKTYAQIIAVFKAKFAPRHSVIAERFKFYVRDQRPNECITDYVIELQMVSEKCAFGDFLPWALRDRLVMGLKERGIQEKLMSLDGSFEESLKVATSAELTRTNVDLMNAKVDSVHGNQLGGRSKRRQNWKSDKQGVRERNHERNQSRGSQKQGEMRRKKVQCYRCHQWGDHFAANCPQKRHRTRVNCTEQSSDTDESDSYGVISSMFINSVKEEAANVMVTIQNKVPKEADDESHAERAFERELHREDDLEKHANPEGESEMDEENLLESESLEGEVLQCNLEEEELLLEELSSGSCVVNNVIQ, from the coding sequence ATGGAGAATTCCGTGGCTAGTGCGAGTAATAGTGGCTTTATTGGCACGATTGATAAGTATGTGCAGGGAAATGATGTGAACGTGTACTGTGAAATGCTGGAAAATTTGTTTGAAATGAACTTTGTCACTGaggacaaaagaaaaaaagtgctCTTTCTTGGTTTCGTTGGAGAAGAGACATACAAAGTCCTCAAATCCGCAGTACATCCAGATTCATTATCCGCGAAGACATATGCGCAAATCATTGCAGTGTTTAAAGCGAAATTTGCTCCACGACACAGTGTAATAGCTGAAAGATTCAAATTTTATGTGCGGGATCAGAGGCCTAATGAGTGCATTACGGATTACGTCATTGAGTTGCAAATGGTGTCGGAAAAATGTGCGTTTGGAGATTTCCTGCCGTGGGCTCTGAGAGATAGACTTGTGATGGGTCTTAAGGAAAGGGGCATTCAGGAAAAGCTCATGTCTTTGGATGGTAGCTTTGAGGAATCTCTGAAGGTCGCAACATCAGCAGAACTCACGAGAACAAATGTGGATCTCATGAATGCAAAGGTCGATTCGGTGCATGGAAATCAGCTGGGAGGACGCTCAAAAAGGCGCCAAAACTGGAAGAGTGATAAGCAGGGAGTGCGAGAGAGAAATCACGAGAGAAACCAGTCCAGGGGATCACAGAAACAAGGTGAAATGAGACGCAAAAAAGTACAGTGTTATCGGTGCCATCAGTGGGGAGACCACTTTGCAGCAAATTGTCCACAAAAAAGGCATCGGACAAGGGTCAATTGCACTGAACAATCCAGTGATACAGATGAGAGTGATTCTTACGGTGTCATAAGTTCGATGTTCATCAATAGTGTGAAAGAGGAAGCTGCTAATGTCATGGTCACCATTCAAAATAAAGTGCCAAAGGAAGCTGATGATGAATCTCATGCTGAGAGAGCATTTGAGAGAGAGCTTCATCGAGAGGATGATCTTGAGAAGCATGCAAATCCTGAAGGTGAATCCGAGATGGATGAGGAAAACCTACTGGAGAGTGAGTCTCTGGAGGGGGAAGTGTTGCAGTGCAATCTCGAGGAGGAAGAGCTCTTGTTGGAGGAATTATCATCAGGCAGCTGCGTAGTAAACAATGTA